TGTTCTACCTGGTTTCACAGCTGCTATATGAAAGAAACGAGCAAACTGCTTCTCTAACATACCATAAGTATACTTAACTTTTTGCTTTTCTTGAAGCTGAAGTGCGTATTCTGATTTTTTACTTCTTCTTCCTTTGCCATGTTGACCAGGAGGATAGTTTTTTTTCTGTAAGGCTTTGCTTGGTCCCATAATTGGTTCACCAAACTTTCTTGAAATCTTTGCCTTTGGACCTGTATATCTTGCCATTATTATATGTTAGTGCTTAAAAAATACTTGGCCCCAATGTCCAAACCAGCATTTAATAAACAAATGAAAAAATTAAACTCTTCTTCTTTTTGGAGGACGACAACCATTATGAGGCAATGGTGTAACGTCTGTAATACTAACCACCTCAATACCTACACTTTGAATCGTACGTATTGCTGATTCTCTACCAGAACCAGGTCCTTTTACAAACACATCTGCCTTTCTCATTCCAGCATCGTATGCCTTTTGGCAACAATCCTGAGATGCAGTTAAAGCTGCGTATGGTGTATTCTTTTTAGAACCACGGAAACCCATTTTTCCAGCAGACGCCCAAGATATTACTTGACCAGTACTGTTAGTAACGGAGATGATAATGTTGTTAAATGATGCTTTTACATGAACCTGACCATGAGGTTCCACCACTACAACTCTTTTTTTTGCTTTGTCTTTTCTTTTAGCTTGAGCCATTATTATTATTTTAAAGCTATTCGGCGGGCAACAACTATGCTACCCCTGTTCTAGTTTTTTTACTTAGTAGCCTTTTTCTTATTTGCTACTGTCTTACGTCTCCCTTTACGGGTTCTTGAGTTATTTTTTGTTCTCTGACCTCTTAAAGGTAAACCTTTACGATGTCTAAGACCTCTATAACATCCGATATCCATCAAACGTTTAATACTCAATTGCACATCAGATCTTAATGCACCTTCCACCATATATTCGTTGGTAATAACCGCACGAATTGCATTGGCTTCCTCATCAGACCATTCTCCAGCTTTTTTATCGCCAGAAACTTCTGCTTTAGCAAGTATCTTCTGTGAAGTACTACGACCAAGACCAAATATATAGGTCAAGGCAATTTCACCTCTTTTGTTATCCGGAATATCTACACCTGAAATCCTCATATCTTATTATCCTTGTCTTTGTTTAAATTTTGGATTCTTTTTGTTGATGACGTAAATCTTACCATGACGGCGAATTACTTTGCAATCAACACTACGCTTTTTTACTGATGCTTTGACTTTCATGTTCTCAAAAATTAAAGGGAGTACCCTTACTATTATTTATATCTGTAAACAATTCTCGCTTTTGTTAAATCATACGGAGACATCTCCAATTTAACTTTATCCCCAGGTAAGATTCTAATGTAATGCATTCTCATCTTCCCAGATATATGAGCCACTACCTCATGCTTGTTCTCAAGTTCTACTCGAAACATCGCATTTGATAATGCTTCACTTATAATTCCATCTACTTGTATATTAGCTTGTTTTGCCATATTTATACATAAAACATTTTTCGTTCTTTTAGCACCTCTTCGAGGTACTCAAACGTGGTTAAAATATCACACCCTGTTTCTGTTACTAACACGGTATGTTCATAATGTGCGGCGGTCTTTCTATCTTCAGTTCTTATGGTCCAACCATCATTTTCCTGAACAATATATCTTTTGCCTAGTGTCACCATAGGTTCAATAGCCAAAACCATTCCTTTCTGCATCCTTGGTCCATTACCTCGTCTACCAAAGTTTGGAACCTCAGGTGCTTCATGAAGACTCTTGCCTACTCCATGACCTACAAGTTCACGAACTAAACCATACCCCCTATCTTCATTATATGATTGTACTGCATAACTTAAATCTCCAATTCTATTGCCTGGTTTAACCTTCGCAATACCCTCAAACAAGGACTCCTTTGTTGATTTTAATAAGTCTGATACTTCCTCCGTAGTTTCCCCTATAACATATGTATAAGCACTATCAGAATGATACCCATCCTTTAATACACCACAATCAATCGACACTATGTCACCATTTCTAAGAACTCTATTGCCCGGAATTCCGTGCACAACAACATCATTAACCGAAATACATAATGATGCTGGAAACCCTCCATAACCTTTAAAAGAAGGAAGGCCTTTGTTATCTTTAATATACTCTTCAGCAACTAAGTCTAACTGTTCCGTAGTAACTCCCTCATCAAGGACTTTAGCTACTTCTGCATGAGTTTTACCTAAAATAATTCCATTCTGACGAATTACATCCGCTTCTTCATCAGACTTTAGGTAAATCTTTCTTTGACTCATTTAATTTTTATTGAGAGACTACACCAGTTTGTCTATTTTGTAGACGTCCTGATTGCATTAAACCCTCATATCTTTTCATTAATAAATAACTCTCTATTTGTTGAAGTGTATCTAATACCACCCCTACTAGTATAAGTAAAGAAGTTCCTCCAAAAAACTGAGCAAACACATTACTCACTCCAAACAAACTAGCAACAGCAGGAAATACTGCAATAGCTGCTAATAATATTGAACCAGGTAAAGTTATTCTATCTAAAATTGCCGCGATATAATTGGCTGTATTAACTCCTGGCTTAACACCTGGAATAAATCCTCCGCCTCTCTTCATATCATCCGCCATTTGATTAGGATTAATCGTAATAGCAGTATAAAAGAAAGTAAACGCAATAATTAAGAAAGCATAAAGAGCATTATATTGCCAAGACGTAAAGTCCGAAAATACAGTCTGAATGTTAGCCCAAAAGTCACTTTTCTCAGCGAACGCACTTGCTAAAGCTGCAGGAACAAACATCAATGCTTGACCAAAGATAATAGGCATTACACCTGAAATATTTACTTTTAAAGGTAAATATTGCCTCTGACCTGACACCATTTTATTTCCAACAATCTGCTTAGCATACTGAACCGGTACTCTTCTAACAGCCTGTGTCACCGCTACAGCAAACACTACTACTAAAAAGAGGATAATCATTTCAATGATAAAGAATAAAATCTGACCACCATTAGCTCTAGCACTAAATTCTTGTACTAAACCAGCTGGTAATCTAGAAATGATACCAATCATTATAATCATTGAGATTCCGTTACC
This sequence is a window from Arcticibacterium luteifluviistationis. Protein-coding genes within it:
- the rpsK gene encoding 30S ribosomal protein S11, whose translation is MAQAKRKDKAKKRVVVVEPHGQVHVKASFNNIIISVTNSTGQVISWASAGKMGFRGSKKNTPYAALTASQDCCQKAYDAGMRKADVFVKGPGSGRESAIRTIQSVGIEVVSITDVTPLPHNGCRPPKRRRV
- the rpmJ gene encoding 50S ribosomal protein L36; this translates as MKVKASVKKRSVDCKVIRRHGKIYVINKKNPKFKQRQG
- the secY gene encoding preprotein translocase subunit SecY; the encoded protein is MNKLITTLKNIWSIEELRNRILNTIMIIVIFRIGSFIVLPGVDPSRLQDLTGGNGLLGLLDTLVGGAFSNASIMALGIMPYISASIAIQLMGLALPYFSKLQKEGESGRKKINQITRWLTIAVTAMQGFTYLRTTIPTEAITVSQGLFYFSSVIMLVAGTMMCVWLGERMTEKGVGNGISMIIMIGIISRLPAGLVQEFSARANGGQILFFIIEMIILFLVVVFAVAVTQAVRRVPVQYAKQIVGNKMVSGQRQYLPLKVNISGVMPIIFGQALMFVPAALASAFAEKSDFWANIQTVFSDFTSWQYNALYAFLIIAFTFFYTAITINPNQMADDMKRGGGFIPGVKPGVNTANYIAAILDRITLPGSILLAAIAVFPAVASLFGVSNVFAQFFGGTSLLILVGVVLDTLQQIESYLLMKRYEGLMQSGRLQNRQTGVVSQ
- the rpsM gene encoding 30S ribosomal protein S13; the protein is MRISGVDIPDNKRGEIALTYIFGLGRSTSQKILAKAEVSGDKKAGEWSDEEANAIRAVITNEYMVEGALRSDVQLSIKRLMDIGCYRGLRHRKGLPLRGQRTKNNSRTRKGRRKTVANKKKATK
- the map gene encoding type I methionyl aminopeptidase, producing the protein MSQRKIYLKSDEEADVIRQNGIILGKTHAEVAKVLDEGVTTEQLDLVAEEYIKDNKGLPSFKGYGGFPASLCISVNDVVVHGIPGNRVLRNGDIVSIDCGVLKDGYHSDSAYTYVIGETTEEVSDLLKSTKESLFEGIAKVKPGNRIGDLSYAVQSYNEDRGYGLVRELVGHGVGKSLHEAPEVPNFGRRGNGPRMQKGMVLAIEPMVTLGKRYIVQENDGWTIRTEDRKTAAHYEHTVLVTETGCDILTTFEYLEEVLKERKMFYV
- the infA gene encoding translation initiation factor IF-1, with product MAKQANIQVDGIISEALSNAMFRVELENKHEVVAHISGKMRMHYIRILPGDKVKLEMSPYDLTKARIVYRYK